In Candidatus Neomarinimicrobiota bacterium, one genomic interval encodes:
- a CDS encoding glycosyltransferase family 2 protein produces MSKANEGAQAPLQLSILIVTYNSADTIRECIESVIPELNSLSGEIIVVDNHSRDETVGILKTLQGSHSELKVELNRVNRGFAVGNNQALEQSRGRQILILNPDTILKPGVVPGLLEALDGSKEIGLVAPQLRFPDGRIQKTCRRFPKHLDVIYNLAGLAYSFPRNRVFNGWKMGDFDHLSRREVDQPAGAALMVEGDLLRSLAGFDPNFPMFFNDVDLCKRIKGAGYKIWYLPEYHIVHLGGVSVKQAKLKMTVSSHVSFFRYFEKHFTRLHQQPMNFLVGMLLYLSLIPRLLILVLFKGKSNSTRDTL; encoded by the coding sequence GTGTCTAAAGCAAATGAAGGAGCTCAAGCGCCCCTTCAGCTATCAATCCTCATCGTTACCTATAATTCTGCGGATACGATTCGGGAATGTATTGAAAGCGTTATTCCAGAACTTAATTCTCTCTCCGGCGAAATCATTGTTGTTGACAATCATTCAAGAGATGAAACAGTTGGAATTCTTAAAACACTCCAGGGAAGCCATTCAGAGTTAAAAGTTGAGCTAAATCGGGTTAATCGAGGTTTTGCTGTAGGTAACAACCAGGCTCTTGAGCAATCCCGTGGTCGCCAAATATTGATATTGAATCCGGACACAATTCTAAAACCCGGTGTAGTGCCTGGTTTACTGGAAGCACTTGACGGAAGCAAAGAAATTGGGTTGGTAGCACCACAATTACGGTTTCCAGATGGACGGATCCAAAAAACCTGTCGCCGTTTCCCGAAACACCTCGATGTCATTTACAATTTGGCTGGGTTAGCCTATTCGTTTCCTCGTAACCGGGTTTTCAATGGATGGAAAATGGGTGATTTTGACCACCTGAGTCGTCGCGAAGTAGATCAACCTGCCGGAGCGGCCCTCATGGTTGAAGGAGATCTTCTAAGAAGTTTAGCTGGCTTTGATCCAAATTTTCCCATGTTCTTCAATGATGTGGATCTTTGTAAACGGATCAAGGGTGCTGGTTATAAAATATGGTATCTACCTGAGTACCACATTGTACATCTTGGTGGTGTCAGTGTGAAACAGGCAAAGTTAAAGATGACCGTGAGTTCTCATGTATCCTTCTTTCGTTATTTTGAAAAGCACTTTACCAGACTGCATCAGCAGCCGATGAATTTTCTAGTGGGAATGTTACTTTATCTATCATTGATCCCACGACTTTTAATATTAGTATTGTTTAAAGGAAAATCGAATTCCACCAGGGATACGCTTTAA
- a CDS encoding HAD family phosphatase, protein MKPNKIKAFFFDIGGVLVRVNPNVAIQKISKRLQISAEQIQQAMSAELLNTYEKGHLSSNQFYEQLLINYGSSRNISLETFKTYWEDMLFPNKEGIDFLKRASKDFPVWLLSNTNDFHYDILMQHFPFMQWVKGGTYSFMVGSMKPQPFIYQQAIRKSGFRPEEILFIDDLPINVQAAQEQGLHAIQYNDHAGFCNELSASFPNLEYLI, encoded by the coding sequence ATGAAACCCAATAAGATAAAAGCGTTTTTCTTTGATATTGGTGGGGTTCTGGTGAGGGTCAATCCCAACGTCGCAATTCAGAAAATTTCCAAACGGTTACAGATCAGTGCAGAGCAGATTCAGCAAGCCATGTCTGCAGAGCTGCTTAATACCTATGAGAAAGGTCATTTGAGCTCGAATCAGTTTTACGAACAACTATTGATCAACTATGGCAGTTCAAGAAATATTTCACTCGAGACATTTAAAACCTATTGGGAGGATATGCTGTTTCCCAACAAGGAAGGTATTGATTTTCTCAAGCGGGCTTCCAAGGATTTCCCGGTTTGGTTGTTAAGCAACACCAATGATTTCCACTATGATATTCTGATGCAGCATTTCCCCTTTATGCAATGGGTCAAAGGCGGAACCTATAGTTTTATGGTTGGCAGTATGAAGCCACAACCATTTATATATCAACAGGCCATTCGGAAAAGCGGGTTTCGTCCGGAGGAAATACTCTTTATTGATGACCTGCCAATTAATGTACAGGCTGCACAGGAACAAGGACTGCATGCAATTCAGTATAATGATCATGCTGGTTTTTGTAATGAGCTGAGCGCCTCATTCCCGAATCTGGAGTATTTAATATGA